A single Callithrix jacchus isolate 240 chromosome 4, calJac240_pri, whole genome shotgun sequence DNA region contains:
- the GTF3C6 gene encoding general transcription factor 3C polypeptide 6 isoform X2: MALTLRGPFCKWTVVSLLGSMKTLLGPVLYLKKMLNMMEFWSCCPGWSTVVRSWLTATSASQVEATLLPQPADTEGSNKTVLKYKCHTMKKLSMTRTLLTEKKEGEENIGGVEWLQIKDNDFSYRPNMICSFLHENEDEEVVASAPDKPLELEEEEIQMKDSSNLSCEQEKPLHLEIEDSGTLIDIPSETEGSIFMETQILP, encoded by the exons GGCATTGACACTGAGAGGCCCATTTTGCAAGTGGACAGTTGTGTCTTTGCTGGGGAGTATGAAG ACACTCTTGGGACCTGTgttatatttgaagaaaatgttgAACATG atggaattttggtcttgttgcccaggctggagtacagtggtgcgatcttggctcactgcaacctctgcctcccaggttgaagcgactctcctgcctcagcctg CTGATACAGAAGGCAGTAATAAAACAGTGCTAAAATATAAATGCCATACCATGAAGAAGCTCAGCATGACAAGAACTCTTCTgacagagaagaaggaaggagaagaaaacatag GTGGGGTGGAATGGCTGCAAATAAAGGATAATGATTTCTCCTACCGACCCAACATGATCTGTAGCTTTCTACATGAGAATGAAGACGAAGAAGTGGTAGCTTCAGCCCCAGATAAACCTTTGGAATTGGAAGAGGAAGAGATTCAAATGAAAGACAGTTCAAACCTGAGTTGTGAGCAGGAGAAACCACTGCACTTGGAAATAGAAGATTCTGGTACTCTTATTGATATACCTTCTGAGACAGAAGGTTCTATTTTTATGGAAACTCAAATCCTGCCTTAG